AAACAGCTGGCCTGTACTCTTCTCAAATGTCAAGGTCATGAACACTGGGGAAAGGCTGGGTAGATTACAAGAGATTACAGAGACAGCTGTCTTATTAACAGATTAACAGAGACAATTAAAAACAATGTGTGACCCTGCTCTGGATCCTGGACTAGAAACAGAAGATTGTTATACAGGACATTACTGGGACAATTGGTAAAATGAGAATAAGGATTGTAGATTACAGTACTATATCATTGGTAAACGCCTTGCTTTTGATGGGTGTATTGCGGTAATGTAAGAGAAACTCCACGAGCATTCAGATGCTTAGGAAATAGACACTGAAGTTCTTAGgggcaaagaaaaccataaagcaAATGTGAAAATGTTAACAGCACTGGTAAATCTTGGTAAAGGTAAAAGAACATGAGTTCTTTTCACACTTTCTGCTTTGTTATTCTTGTTTTAaactattttcacttttctgtgaatttcagattatttcagaataaaaaattttaaagaaaataaaatcaaaaggtgTGCTCTCCATGGCCCACCTCACTGGAACCACCTGAGGAGTACCGTGGGTCCAGGTCCTTAATGTCAAGGAAGATGGCAAGAGACCTATGACCTGGAATCTTTGTTGGAAGAAAGTATGCAATGGCGCATTTTCAATAGACTGCAGAAAGGTAGAAAATCTATCTTAGTATTTGCCAGTCTTCTCCAattgtcttcctttcttttaattattaattaatctgGCTGCATTGGGTGTTAGTGGTGGAGTGCAGGCTCCGTAGGTGTGGCACACAGCCTTAGTTGCCGtgaagcatgtaggatcttagtttgctgaccagggattgaaccagagtcccctgaattgcaaggtggattcttaaccactggaccaccaggaaagtctccagTGTTTTCCTTTGAAAGGTGATAGTGAACTTGCCCTCCATGTTCATGTGTCTCGAGGTGGAGCCACACAGGAGACCCTGAATGCTTTATGTTGGCGAGGCGGCACAGACTGTAGAAAAGCCACTTTCAATGATATTAATGATAATATTATCTACAATACTATCTGCAATAATCATCAATCTTTAGGTTCTTTGTCTCGTCTATtaaaatacagtgaaatataCAGCAAGTCTAACTTCTCTGTGGGGAAATGTAATCCCAGGACAGCATTACTGATACTCTCTCATTCTAAAACTGATCACTATCTTTGCTAGGTAGGATTCTCTGCAGCTTTGTTCATTCCTTGCCCTGTATGTTTCTCAAGTCCACCCAAGTTGCATTACGATGTCTTACCCTCCATTTGGCTCATTCATTTCAACTGCAAAAACCAACAAATATCTTCCAGGCACAAACCTTATACAAAGACTATATTTAGCTAAGCATCTACCAACTGGGATTCTATTAGGGATGTCTCTTAAACTTTGTCTCTACCTCCATTTCTCTGCTTTAAAATGCTCCccatgaatgggcttccctgatagctcagttggtaaagaatccgcctgcaatgcagaagatcccggttctatttctgggttggaaagatccactggaggagggataggctacccacttccagtattcttgggcttcccttgtggttcagctggtaaagaatccacctgcaatgtggaagacctagcttcgatccctgggttgggaagatcccctgaagaagggaaaggctacccactccactattctggcctggagaattccatggactgtgtagtccatggggtcacaaagagtcggagacgactgagtgcctttcacaaCACAAAACAACATGAACAGGCAGATCTTATCTTCTTCAATTTGGGCCACATCCAGGTAATACAGTAGAAAGGTTTGTGGGGAGAAGGAATATTTCATTTGGTGatacttctctggtggcctaagggAACTTAGAACACAGTTGGAAAGACAGAAACACATCAGACGTTAAAGTGATTTGTGCAGAGCACTGATGTGAGAAAAGGAAATTTCAATTCAGGTCTACCATGCGTCACCACGGCACATAACACAACCTCTTAAAGCTTCCTGCCTTATTTGTAAACTGAGAAGGCTGGACTGGATGATGATAACAATAACAGCTAAAATTCACTGGGCATTTCTTATATACCAGGTCCTATATTAAGTACTGACCATGGATTAACACACTGAAACCTCACAATACTGCTGAGGTCGGTACCATTATcgcccctattttacagataatccATGAGATCCAATGTCCTAGAATTATGTCATTTCAGGTTAAAAAATATGGTAGACAGTATTTTCCAAAGGTGGCCCCAACAATAGTTCCCATTCCAAGTGCTCTTCTTAGAAAGTATGACTTCAACATTTCTGCCTTAGAGAGGTGGGCCTATGTCCCCTCTCCCTGAATCTGGGTGGGCTTTTGTCTGGAGAAAGTTACGTTATGGGACTTCTGAGAAGAGATCATAAAAGTCAATTAATATAGCTTATATTAGTTTTCTACTGCTGCACACAAGATTATCACatatttagtggcttaaaatagccatttaatcattaaaaagtttacaaacaacaatttgtaaaaacaaaacaaacaacaaaaaacctgctagagaggctgtggagagaaggaaactctcccacattgttggtgggaatgtaaattggtatagccactatggagaacaatatggaggtttcaTGAGAACTAAAAACAGAGGTATCATATGAccttgcaatcccactcctgggcatatatctggaaaaaaaaaaaacatgatccgaaaggatacatgcaccccaatgttcattgcagccctgTTTACAAGAGtcaagacctggaagcaacctaaatgtccatccacacaggaatggatacagaagatgtggtatatatataaatggaatattcagttcagttcagttgctcagtcgtgtccgactctttgcgaccccatgaatcgcagcacaccaggcctccctgtccatcaccatctcccggagttcactcagactcacgtccatcgagtccgtgatgccatccagccatctcatccttggtcgtccccttctcctcctgcccccaatccctcccagcaccagagtcttttccaatgagtcaatattagccattataaagaatgaaataatgccatttgcagcagcgtgGAAGGACCTAGAGTGTCATATtgaatgaagtcagacagagaaagagaaatatcatatgacatccctgatttgtggaatctataaagaaatgatataaatgaacttacttacaaaatagaaagaggcTCACAGACTTGGAAAAAGAACTTATAGTTACCCATTTGaggaagggataattagggagttgGTAAGGttatgtatacactgctatactCAAAGTGGGTAACCAACAAGAACCAGTTACATAGCATATGGAACTTTACTCAATGCCCATGTGcctgcctggatgggagggggttggGAAGAGAATGcggatgtgcttagtcactcagtcatgtccaactctgaaaccccatggaccatagcccaccaggcttctctgtccatggggataatccaggcaagaataccagagtaggggagtgggttgccatttccttcgccagaatatcttcccgatccagggatggaacccgcgtctcttatgtctcctacactggcaggcgggttctttaccacgaccGCCACCTGcatggatatatgtgtgtgtatgactgagttcctttgctgttcaccagaAACTACTACAACATTTGTAATCGGCtacaccccaatataaaataaaaaacctcaAGTATGAAAAGAAAACCCCAGCCATTTACCCCAGCTCATAGTCTGTAGGTTGGGATTCTGGGCAGAGCATGGCTAGGctctctgctcagggtctcacaaGGTGTGCATGTTGTCGGAggaattcagttccttgtggcTACAGGGCTCTGGTCTGCCTCTCCTCACTGGCAGCCAGCTGAGGATGCACTCAGCTCCTAGAGGCTGCCTACATTCCCTGCCAGGTGGCCATTCCACGCTCCATGTCGGCCAGAGAGACTCTCCCTCATGTCAAGTCCCACTCACAGTTTCGATCTctgactttctctgtctctaaCAGACCCAGATTCAAATGGCTCATATGAGAGAGAAGACACTCAGAAGAGGAGGCGGCAATGTTGCCCCAGAGGCAGAGTCTGGAGTAATATGGCCACAAGCCTAGGTATGGAAGATGAAAGAGGCTGAAGTTTGGACTtttagccttcagaactgtgagaaaataaatttctgttgtcttaagccaaaaacaaaacacctcataTGATCAGGTCAGGCCCACTTAGAGAATCTCCCCATGTTAAGGTCAACTGATTTGGGACCTTAATCTTATCTTCAAATTCCCTTTCATCATATAATCATGGGAATGATATTTAATCATATTCATGCATTCTGCCCACACTTGAGGGGCGATTATGTAAGATTATGCCTACAACACATCTTCTTAGGCACCAGGCTGTGAAGAAACAAGTGGCTTTAATAGttccagctgagctcccagtaACAACCAGTATCAACTTGCCTGCCTTGTTAGTGAACCATTTTGAAAGTGGATCTTCCAGCCCCAAGCTGAGCTGCCTCAGGTGGATCAGATAAGCTGGCTTTATTTAGTCTCACCCAAATTGAAAATATCTGAGTACAATAAAAGACTTGTTCTAAGCCACTATATTTTGGGGTGATTTATTACACAGTAATAGGTAATCAAAACCAAGTAGCAATCTATGGGAGATGATCTCCAAGTACTAATAGCTTCTAATGGACAAGGTGTGGCAACTTACATTTATTTTAGGACACTGGAGCATCTGGCAGTGTAGACCTAAAATGTCATTCCATTCATGGTTTGCTAATGTATTAATTCCAATTTATAATGAATTGACTCACACCAGTGTATCAGTCATCCGTATCTGGAAGCCCAATACTTTAAAAgggttatataaaaataatgctgCTTTCCTTTTGAACAATGGTTATACTGTgtgttttaaaactatatttgtaAAACATCTGGGATGTAAATGAACACAGATAatgaatgtattcatttttaaaagtatagtgGGCTCATTATAAATCACTGCATGTATGCTCacctgctaagtcatgtttgactctatgacttcatggactgtagcccgccaggttcctctgtccaggggattctccaggcaagaatattggagtgggttgcctcctccaagggatctttccgacccaggatcaaaccagtgtctcctgcattgcaggcagactctttaccaccgagccacctgggatgccctatAAATTACTACATAAGTAcagactatatagtccgtggaattctccaggccagaatactggagtgggtagcctttcccttctcaggagatcatcccaacccagggatcgaacccaggtctcctgcattgcgggcggattctttaccaactgagctatcagggaagcccataaaatgaaagtcactcagtcgtgtctgactttttcccactgtatagcccatggaattcttcaggccagaatactggagtgggtatccgttcctttctccaggggatcttctcaatctagggatcaaacccaggtctccggtattgcaggaggattctttaccagctgagccaccagggaagcccattaatattTCAATGTATACTTAATTACTTTTCAACTCATCATTTTTActggaaaaagtagaaaacacTGGGAAGACCACCATCAGTTTTGTCATTAAGAATTTTCATCAATGGATATTAACTGTTAGGTGAAAGACTTGGGAGAACAGAATATTCATCCACTCTCAAAAGAGGCtccagagaggagaggaaaagctACCTTTATAATGGAGAAACCTGACAGGCAATTCCTTAACCACATGATCAAACTCACAGTCACCAATGATGGAAACAAATGATATCAGGTGCCTCCCATTGTAATGCATTAAAGACAACCACACCTGTGTAGTATTCTTACCAAAAAACattcaatttaaatttaattaagatAAAACTGACTAATCCAAATTAAGGACATTCTGAAAAACCACTGACTTGCACTTTTCAAAAATATcacatcacagaagaaaaaaaaaagctggggaACTCTTCTAGATTAAGGGAggttaatctaaaaaatataactaCATGTGAATCTTGAGTGGACCCTGAATTTCCCCCctccaacaaaaaagaaaaaaacagccataaaactatttaaatatgCACTGCTTATTAGATGATAATGCTGTACTAAATGTTAAGCATCTGAGCGGATTATTGTGGTTTGGAGAATGTCCTTGTGAAGAGCCAGACACTGAAATATATAGAGGTGAAATATTCGCAGGTAACTCAGGCAAATTGTACAGAGAAAATTCTGTACTTGAAGAATTTTATATCAACATCTAGTcaatgcaatggcaacccactccagtactcttgcctgggaaatcccatggatggaagagcctggtaggctatagtccatggggtcacgaagagtcggacatgactgagcgacttcactttcacttttcactttcatgcactggagaaggaaatggcaacccactccagtgttcttgcctggagaatcccagggacgggagcctgctgggccgccgtctatggggtcgcacagagtcggacacgactgatgtgacttagcagcagcagtcaatgcAGTCCACAGACTAGAGAGAGCAAGCAGTTTCCCTTGTACCTGAGAAGTGGTAAGCTAGACCACCGTCTCCCCCGGCGGCACCTGGAGCACTGAAAGGTTTCAAGTGGCGGCAGCACACCACGGAGGGAAAGACAAGGTTGTACGCGCATCTTTGCTTAAATCACTATTGCGCGTGCAAACATGTATGCACATTCTACACGCTTTACGGCAGTCACGCAAAGGCACGAAGGCGAGGCCACACTTCCCGTTCCCAAAGACGGACATGACAGTGGCACGTGCCCTCTGGTGCACTTTACGGCAGAAACACAAAGTCGTGAGGGCAGGCCACGCCTCTACCCTCAAAGGAATGCAGGACAGTGGCACGTGCAGTCTGGCATGCTTTACGGCTGTCGCGTGTAGGTGCGAGACTTGGGGCTAATGCAGCTTCAGGATAGGCTGAGGTTCCAGGTTCTATGCCCCACGTCAGTGTCGGTTAGCTGTTCGTTCATTTGTTGGTGCTCGCAAGCCTTAGCGATCATGGCAGCGGTGGTGGCTCTGTGCCGGAAGGCGATGGAGACCGTGAAGACTAAGGAGTTCCGAGATTACCTGACCAGCACTCACTTCTGGGGTCCATTGGCCAACTGGGGCCTCCCGCTGGCTGCCTTCAGGGACATGAGGGCATCACCAGACATCATCAGTGGCCGCATGACGACTGCGCTCATCTTCTACTCGATGGCCTTTATGCGCTTCGCCTACCGTGTACAGCCTCGCAATTTGCTGCTGATGGCATGTCACGGCACCAACATGGTGGCACAGAGTATTCAGGCGGTCCGCTACCTGAATTACCACTATGGCGGTGGCACCCCGGCAACCACCACTGCTGCTGTCTCTGCCACCTCTACCGGCTCTGTGGATTCTTCTGCCACCTCTACCGGCTCTGTGGATTCTACTGCAGCTACCACCCCTGCAGCTGAAGACCCTATGGCTGACAGCAACTGCCCGGAGATCACCTGCTGTTATCTAGTGACCTGGGACCGTGATTGAGTGGCCTGATCGAATCTCTGCAGCCTCCATGCACTGAACTAATCTTcctaaagaaaaactaaaaagtttGGTTTTCATTCTGAAACAGTGCAAATTTGATTGAAACCTGCAGTTCGGTTAATAAAACATGGCAAATAGCACAGAACTGACACTGTTGAGTATCATTTATTTCGTGGAGAAATAAAATGGTTGTTAGAAGTTGAGGGTAGATTAGCTAGTCTTACTCTCTGCCGGGCCTGCAGAGGGTTAATTTATGTAGGGGAGGAAGAGTGAATGAAAAACACTTcaaagtattgattttttttaaaaaaaggtctctTGAGAACATGTTTTTGGTACTTGTTTTGGGTGTTCAGGTTTAAATAAGGGTGCTTAGTAGAATATGACTTTAAAAACTTGATATAGCCACAATCTCTTTATACCAATAAATTCAAGGGCTATTTCTACTAAGGTAAATATTTCCAAGTGGGTTTAAATGAATTCAGTGATATCCAGCTTAGACTTTTCCAAGAGACCACAGAATCTCTTGGTGACCGAGAACAGTGATAGAACCTTCCATGGAAACAAGATAAACAACTCTGAGGTCAGTGGCTATCAAACCAGAATTCTtggtaaatagaaaataaaaacaaatcataatcctttcctcttttcctcatgCCTAAAAATGGGGGAAATGGCAGTTTGTAAAACTGGTGAACTTATCAGCCAGTGTTGCATGCTAGCTAGGGTTGGGGGTGAGGGTCAGTGGTCAACAATATTAGCTCAGGGTATCCCTCTCTAGGAGGACTTCCTAAGTGGCttggtggtaaggaatccacctgccaatgcaggagatgcagaagacatgggtttgatccctgggtcaggaagatcccctggaggaggaggaaatggcaactgactccagtattcttgcctgggaaatcccatggacagaggagcctggtgggctacagtagtccatggggtctcaaagaatcagacatgactaagcacacaacacaTCCAtgctagtccatgaggtcacaaagaattggatatgactaagtgcatgtacacacacacacacacacacccaggctaGGAATCCTATGAGTGCTCAAGGATTTGCTTAAACCTGGGAGCGTGAGAAGGGAAAAAGATAAGGATGGGGTTGTGGGTGTGAGGCCATTACCTCTACAGCAGAGGCTGCCCTCTAGGATTTGATCCCAAATCCCCCAAATCCCTTGGGAGAATGCAGGAGGTTCCAAAGGGATCTACTGGGGAACCTCAATCAATGCAAGTGTTCAAAGGTGCTTACACCCTGCTTCTGTCAAAGATTTCAAATGCAAAGACACTGAAAACAACTCTGAAAGCTTCTGAAGACATCAGGTTTTGGACAAGACAGGCCCAAGATTACCTTCTGTGGCATCTAAGCAATAGTCCTCTTTGGAGGCAGTCTCTGCATTTCACATTTTGCATACAGGGTAaaaaacaaactctggaaaatgacAGCGTATGAGTTATCTGATGCTGTGTAACAGATCACCCCCACACTTAGCTTAAAACAACGAATATCTCACATAGAGTTTTGGAGGGTCAGCAATCTGGGAGGGGCTTAAGTGCTTCTGGCTTGGTCTTTCAGCTGTCAGCTGGGGCTACAGTCTCTGAAAACTTGCCTGGGGCTGGAGGATtcacttccaagctcattcacACCGTTGTTTGCAGGAGGTTTCACTTCCTTGTCATGTGGGCCACAGGGCTGCTCACAACATGGCTTCCCCCAGAGAAGGTGTTCCAAGAGATAGAAAGTCCAAGATGGAAGTTGCAGTCTTTTATAGCTTAACCTGGGAGGTGACATACTATCACTTCAGCTGTGTTTGCTTGGTCACATGGACCAACCTTGGTGCACTATGGGAAGAGAGCAGAAGGGTAGGGATAGTAGGAGGAAGGGATCATTGGGGGCCATCTTGGAGGCTGGCTACCACACGGTTCTGAAGTAAAAATTTTCATACCTTTCTGAAACTCAGAAAGTAATAAATCGTGCAAGATCATTGCCCACCTTCCCCAAGAGGTGTCACAAAATGCTCAGTTTATAATTGTGCAATCATTACAAACAAGCATATATCATAGAGGATGGTTTTTGAGAAGCAGGAAAGAAGTCTCTGGAAGACATGGTAGCTTCTAATATTTCAGATAGTTCAGACATACCATAAtaaaaagcagttctaaaagtTCTGAAATGAATCATAACCTTGGTATCAAGATTTTTATTGAAACTTTAAAGGATTTTCCCCCTTCGCTCTCACGAGtagaaattaatatatttctagatttgttttacaaaatatattttgtaatttgAGTATTGCATTTTAGTCAAGGGCCACTGTCTGTTGAAGACATATGAGAGCAGGGAGGTTTCTAATTAACCGGGTAAGGGGAAAGGGAGTAATCCCTGCTGATAATTTTCTGTTATTCTACATTTATAATTTAGAAGccaaaacagaggaagaaatccCGAAGATTGCAACGCCTCCATTCTAATGCAAGGCTTCACCTACAGGATCTAATTTGTAGTACGCCCACCCAGCTCAGAGCTCCAACCCTTTGTTGTCTAGGATATTAGTATTTACAGCCATGTAAGTGattaatactttaataaaaatgcaCTCTTCAAATCATTAGGGTAATAATCATTTCATAATCCCCCCAAACTCTCAAACATAATCCTTTCTGTCCTTGACAATTTGACTTAAAACTGTCTACAGGTCTCTACCATTGCTTTATGAAGCAATAACATTTCCCAAATTGGCAGAGCTCTTGTTCCAGAAGTTTTCGTTACTGACACACTTCAGTTATTTCCCAGCACTGTGGTTTTGTATTGAGTTTAATACATAAACGTCTTTGTCTTGAGGTCTTCTGACTTTCCCAGCAAAGCCCAAGATAAAATCCAAAGAACTGCATTATCCTTGCAACCTGAATGCTACAACCATTTTGCTCCTCTAATTCTTTCAAAACTATGAACCTTATACCATGTACCAGGGAGAGGCCAGGTGTGCATAGCACTGCTGGACCCAAACAAGCCATCTGGAGATGAAACAGCGCTGTGTGGGAAGGAAGCTACTTCCTGGGCTTCTCCTGACCCTGACAACTCACAAATGCCCCTGGAGGGGGAGCTGACACCCACAATAATGTAGACCACAATATATTCCAGCAAATGTGACACATAGGTCTTGCAGCTTGAGTTTATGtctattattttgaaatataaaattttaatgaaaaaatttcaaaatacaggAGTGCACGTTGTCATTCAAATTCCATATGGGAGTGTGCCAAGGACAGAAAAGGCAAATTTGACCCCAATTCTTCTCGCAGAGGTGACCTGGGAAAAAAGCTTGGGAAAAGCACACAGCTTTCCAGATCTCCGTTATCTGAAAGTGCCATAGTTTTATAGCATGCTATGCATTGTTATACATTCTGCTTTTCTATCTGTATGTCTCAGACATCATTTCCTAGCAAAGCATGGCAGCCTTACCTCCTCCTTTTTTAACAGTCATGCAATTCTCGGCAACATGGATGTGCTGTGATTATTTAACCAGTCCTCTCTCCATGGCCGCCTGCCAAGACTGCTGTGAACACCCTTCTGTGCACGCTCTGTGCCCTCGTACAGAGATCCAGAAGGTTGATGTTCTTGTACACACAGTTTG
The genomic region above belongs to Ovis canadensis isolate MfBH-ARS-UI-01 breed Bighorn chromosome X, ARS-UI_OviCan_v2, whole genome shotgun sequence and contains:
- the MPC1L gene encoding mitochondrial pyruvate carrier 1-like protein; this translates as MQLQDRLRFQVLCPTSVSVSCSFICWCSQALAIMAAVVALCRKAMETVKTKEFRDYLTSTHFWGPLANWGLPLAAFRDMRASPDIISGRMTTALIFYSMAFMRFAYRVQPRNLLLMACHGTNMVAQSIQAVRYLNYHYGGGTPATTTAAVSATSTGSVDSSATSTGSVDSTAATTPAAEDPMADSNCPEITCCYLVTWDRD